GCCCTTCCCGCAGACCTTGCACACGAACGGGCGCGCACCGGTGTGGACTGGCATGTGCCTCGTGAGGTTGTAGTGCGCGTTGAAGATTTTGCCACACTCGGGGCACGTGAAAGTTTTCTGCTTGTTGTGGTTGCTGCGCTTCTGTTGCCTCACCGGGCTGGGACAGTCTCTGGACGAGGAGTCCGACGCCGTGGATTTCGGATCCGACACGAACCTGGAATGGGTGGGACCCATAGTTTGTGAGGGTGGCATCAGACTCTCAGAATCAACTGACTCGTCCGGCTGCCGGGATCCACTCGTCATGGCCAATACTGGCTGAGGCCGGATAACCTTGTGGATCATAGAGGAGTCCATCGAGTGCAAATTTGATGGTGAGGGTAGGTCTTCCCAAGCAATATCACCGTTGCTTCTGATCAGTTGTTGAGGTGGCAATGCAGCATACATGAAGCCGTAATGACGCAGGAGCTCTTGAGATCTTTGGTGCAAGAATCGAGTCGGAGGGCAAACATTGTTCATGTGGCACCTCAGGTCTTGCATTCCCGAAGTTTCCATCAAACGCTTGAGAGCGAGTTCATAGACAGCATCCACATTCATTTGAGGATGCCTTTGTTGTCCCAGAGGGAAATTCATGTTTATTTGCTCCATTTCCTCCCTCCCTCTCATTGGTGGGAAGGATAACAGTGGATTTACCATCAAGGGATTTACGAGAGACATTCGTTTATTGAAGTCTTCAAACATCACATTGAGTAAAGGAGCAATACTCTTCTCTGGGATTTCTGAATTCTTCTTTGGACCGGGTTCCATGATCTTGGCAATAGAAAAGGCCAGTGAttgcttttctttctctttcgGACCCATTTTACAGTTTTCGTCAAGATTTGAGGTACCTTTGAGAGGACTACTGCCCTCACACAGAGGAGACGCAGGCGCCATTAATGGGTCAGGAGATGCTGCCATCCTTCAGCTGGGAATCATGGTCAATTATCTTTGGAGAGATCCATCTTGCCTTTCAACCTGTAAAACAGAAATGATGTGTCAGAAAAGGTATCGAAGATGCACCAGAAATGGTTTATACGTCAGACCCACATTTTCCCGGTCCcattttcaaagatttatttttaaatagttgttaaattttatttatttatttttaaatttctacaacgatttttttttaagtttgagaaAAGTTTTAATGTGTCTCAATTCCTTTAGATTTACTTCATTTTATATGAAGtacattttttaaccttttctCTTTGTCAATCTATAGCTCAAgcacaagattaaaaaaatgcattgcgcTCATAGAAAGGATGGCACCCTACGCAGTCCCTATCGAAGCATTCTTTCACCAGTCCCCAGAGGAGTCGGAAGTAGATCTCTTCCGTGTATCTTCTGGTCATAATCGGATCCCCGGACTGGTGGAAACAAGAGATTTAATGCAATTCAACTGGGAAGGAGGAAGGGAG
This window of the Uloborus diversus isolate 005 chromosome 4, Udiv.v.3.1, whole genome shotgun sequence genome carries:
- the LOC129220663 gene encoding fez family zinc finger protein 1-like, whose protein sequence is MAASPDPLMAPASPLCEGSSPLKGTSNLDENCKMGPKEKEKQSLAFSIAKIMEPGPKKNSEIPEKSIAPLLNVMFEDFNKRMSLVNPLMVNPLLSFPPMRGREEMEQINMNFPLGQQRHPQMNVDAVYELALKRLMETSGMQDLRCHMNNVCPPTRFLHQRSQELLRHYGFMYAALPPQQLIRSNGDIAWEDLPSPSNLHSMDSSMIHKVIRPQPVLAMTSGSRQPDESVDSESLMPPSQTMGPTHSRFVSDPKSTASDSSSRDCPSPVRQQKRSNHNKQKTFTCPECGKIFNAHYNLTRHMPVHTGARPFVCKVCGKGFRQASTLCRHKIIHTQEKPHKCHTCGKAFNRSSTLNTHIRIHAGYKPWVCEYCGKGFHQKGNYKNHKLTHSGEKAYKCTVCNKAFHQVYNLTFHMHTHNDKKPYTCKVCGKGFCRNFDLKKHMRKLHDSGLSSSGVGHAHENNATAAVTVSLINPFFVSPSTSSYMEPGSRIIL